A genomic segment from Gossypium hirsutum isolate 1008001.06 chromosome D04, Gossypium_hirsutum_v2.1, whole genome shotgun sequence encodes:
- the LOC107926049 gene encoding SAGA-associated factor 29 homolog A, whose amino-acid sequence MSSPDIASILENSRELDRLRKEQEDVLVEINKLHKKLQATPEVVEKPGDSSLARLKAMYIQAKDLSEREVTISNLLLSQLDTSLPSGLPRQQRRKMDGNDQKRKRMKSDSDIFRLSPSMWSYIEACVSFKDEQVAARVTSDAEKDEWFVVKVINFDEKTKEFEVLDEEPGDDEEGSGQKKYKLPASCIIPFPKRNDPLSTQEFPAGRNVLAVYPGTTALYKATVISTPRKRKSDEYLLEFDDDEEDGALPQRTVPFHKVVPLPEGHRQ is encoded by the exons ATGTCGTCGCCGGACATTGCTTCAATCTTGGAAAACTCAAGGGAACTCGATCGGTTAAGGAAAGAGCAAGAAGATGTGCTTGTCGAAATCAACAAGCTTCACAAGAAGCTTCAAGCTA CTCCTGAGGTAGTTGAGAAACCTGGTGATTCTTCGTTGGCAAGGCTAAAAGCTATGTATATTCAAGCTAAAGATCTTTCAGAGAGAGAAGTAAC TATTTCCAACTTGTTACTAAGTCAACTTGACACTTCCCTGCCTTCTGGACTTCCCAGACAACAACGAAGAAAAATGG ATGGTAATgatcagaaaagaaaaaggatgaaGTCTGACTCAGATATATTTCGTCTTTCTCCTTCTATGTGGAGTTATATCGAGGCTTGTGTTAGTTTCAAAGATGAACAG GTGGCTGCAAGAGTCACCTCAGATGCTGAGAAGGATGAGTGGTTTGTTGTAAAAGTGATAAATTTTGATGAGAAAACAAAAGA atttgaagtacttgatgaggAACCAGGTGACGATGAAGAGGGTAGTGGCCAAAA GAAGTACAAGCTGCCTGCTTCTTGCATTATACCTTTCCCCAAGAGGAATGATCCTTTGAGCACTCAAGAATTTCCTGCTGGAAGAAATGTTTTGGCCGTTTATCCAGGAACAACTGCACTCTATAAGGCAACTGTCATCAGTACTCCTCGAAAG AGGAAATCAGATGA GTATTTACTAGAGTtcgatgatgatgaagaagatggAGCCTTGCCACAGAGGACGGTACCTTTTCACAAGGTGGTTCCATTGCCAGAAGGACACCGGCAATGA